The sequence AGATAAAGGTCGAAAAAGTTAGTATAACCTAGGATATATCCTAGAGATAACAAAAGCTTTATATCACCAAAACCAAAAATCTCTTTGTTTAAAATGTCAGAAAGGTATCCATAAAGTAATAGTAATGGAAGTGTATATAAACCCATACCTATAATACTATTTTCTATAATTTCGTAATCAAATTTTTTTAAAAATATTCCTACTATAAGTAAAGAAAAATTTAAAAAATTTGGGATATAGAGTTTTTTAATATCTATAAATATAATAAAAAAAAGTATAATAAAAATTAGTATTCTGTCCATTTATTTCCTTTTGTATCATACTCTTTATTTTCAGCTGGTTGAAACCAAATGTATATTCCATCACTTCCACTAGAATCTGTTATATTTGGGTTTTTAAATGTGAGTCCAATAGTTCCGCCGTAGTTTATAGTTTCTTCAACTTGAGAATTATCAGGATTTGTAGTTCTACTTCCTCCTATTTCTAGGTTTCCATCTTCTATCTCTTTAAAAGTTTTTTCATCAAGATATGGTTCAAGTTTTTTTAGAGCTTCTATAGTTGTAGATCCTTCTTCGGGAGTGCCAGTAACATTAGCTGGAGACTCTCCAGTTTCTATAAAATAGAGCTCGCTAGCTGTCCGTAAAGTGCCTAGGATGGCTATGGCTTTTGTATCTCTTCCAATAGCTATCTGTTTACGCAGTTTTGGAACACCTATACTTGCCATAATTCCAATAAGTGCAATAGCAACAGTGACTTCAATTAAACTGAAACCTTTGTTTTTCATAAAAAAATTCCCCCTTATATTATGATTTCTGAAATATTAAATATAGGTAAATAAATAGCTAAAATTATTATTCCTATAATAATTCCTAAAGTTAGAAGTAAGATAGGTTGTAAAAATGTTGTAAGTTTGAAGAGATAGGCTTCTAACTCTTTTTGCTCAATAAAAGATATGGAAGCAAAAGCATCACTTAGCTTTCCAGTTTTTTCTCCTACAGAAATAATATCTAACTGATTACTATTGAGTAAAGAACTTAAAGAAAATGCCTCTTCAATAGAATTCCCAACTTTAATTTTGGATTGAATTTCTTGTAATTCATATTGTAAAAAAATATAGGGTGTAGCTTTTTTTAAACTTTCTAAGATATCAATAATATTAATTCCAACTTCACTCATTATAGAAAAATTTTGTGTAAGATTAATAAGTAAACTTTTTTTTATAATTTTTCCATAGAGTGGGAATTTCAATTTCAAATTTTGAGATTTTTCTAATGAAATTTTTTTAAAAAATAAAATAATTCCAGTTATAAGAAAAAATATAATAAGTAAAATGTAGAGGATATTTTCACTGAGAAAAATTATAAATTCAGTAAGTAAAGGTAATTTTGTATTTGTATTTTTGAATAACGAGATAAAGCTAGGAAAAACAAAGATAAGCATAAAAAATAATAGAAGTATGGCAAATACAAAAACAATACTAGGGTAGAGCATTGCTTCTTTGATATCTCGTTTAATTTTTTCTTTTAAAATTATATTTTCACATATCTTATCTAGATTTTTTAAAAGTTGACCAGATTCTTCTCCGACTAATAAAAGATTGAGATAGGTATCCCCAAAGACATCCCTATATTCTAAAAAAGCGAGATAAATATTTTTTCCATTTAAAATTTTATTTTTAATATCATTTATGATACTAGAAAATATATTATTTTTTTCTTGAGAGCTTAAAATATCTAAAACTGTTGAGATAGTTAGTCCACTTTCTAACAAAGTTTTAAAATTTTTTGTAAAATTTAGAATATCACTTTGCAAAATCTTGTATTTTGGTGTAATTATTTTATAAGATATGAGAATTAATTTATTTTTTTTAAGATAATTATGAAAATCTTTTGATGAGTCAAATCCAATTAAATAAGAGAGTTTTTTTCTTTGGCTATCATAAACTTTAAAGGAGTAAAATTTCATAATTAACACTGCCTTATAATCTCATCTAAAGAAGTTATTTTGTTTAGTGCTTTTTCTATCCCGTCTTCAATCAAAGTTTTGACTCCTTTTCTTTTAGTTAAATTTTGTAGATCTTGTAAAGAGATATTTTTTTCTAAAAGATTTCTTATCTCATTGTCAAATAAGAGCAATTCAAAGATAGCAATTCGTCCTTGATAACCAGTATACTTACATTTTTCACAGCCATTAGCTATATAGAAAACTTTATCTTTGAATGCATTTAAATCAACTTTTAAAAGCGAAAGTTTTGCTAAGA comes from Fusobacterium necrogenes and encodes:
- a CDS encoding prepilin peptidase, with translation MDRILIFIILFFIIFIDIKKLYIPNFLNFSLLIVGIFLKKFDYEIIENSIIGMGLYTLPLLLLYGYLSDILNKEIFGFGDIKLLLSLGYILGYTNFFDLYLYYLISFTTASFVGIIFFISKRKKREIPFSPFLILAFLFIWLR
- a CDS encoding type II secretion system protein, whose amino-acid sequence is MKNKGFSLIEVTVAIALIGIMASIGVPKLRKQIAIGRDTKAIAILGTLRTASELYFIETGESPANVTGTPEEGSTTIEALKKLEPYLDEKTFKEIEDGNLEIGGSRTTNPDNSQVEETINYGGTIGLTFKNPNITDSSGSDGIYIWFQPAENKEYDTKGNKWTEY
- a CDS encoding type II secretion system F family protein is translated as MKFYSFKVYDSQRKKLSYLIGFDSSKDFHNYLKKNKLILISYKIITPKYKILQSDILNFTKNFKTLLESGLTISTVLDILSSQEKNNIFSSIINDIKNKILNGKNIYLAFLEYRDVFGDTYLNLLLVGEESGQLLKNLDKICENIILKEKIKRDIKEAMLYPSIVFVFAILLLFFMLIFVFPSFISLFKNTNTKLPLLTEFIIFLSENILYILLIIFFLITGIILFFKKISLEKSQNLKLKFPLYGKIIKKSLLINLTQNFSIMSEVGINIIDILESLKKATPYIFLQYELQEIQSKIKVGNSIEEAFSLSSLLNSNQLDIISVGEKTGKLSDAFASISFIEQKELEAYLFKLTTFLQPILLLTLGIIIGIIILAIYLPIFNISEIII